In Amia ocellicauda isolate fAmiCal2 chromosome 5, fAmiCal2.hap1, whole genome shotgun sequence, a genomic segment contains:
- the aldh1l2 gene encoding mitochondrial 10-formyltetrahydrofolate dehydrogenase — MLWTANQFIRKFSTATVYYQNKLKLALIGQSLFGQEVYSQLRKQGHKVVGVFTVPDKDGKADPLAVVAEKDGTPVFKFPRWRVKGKPIPEVVDAYKSVGAQLNVLPFCSQFIPMNVIDHPEHGSIIYHPSILPLHRGASAINWTLIHGDKKAGFSIFWADDGLDTGPILLQKQCPVEPNDTVDTLYNRFLFPEGIKGMVEAVQLIADGKAPRIPQSEEGASYEGIQKKSNSKVSLNQPAEAIHNWIRGHDKVPGAWTVIDGQAVTMYSSSLLSGPVPSGQPLDIEGASQPGLVTKNGLVLFGSDEKMLLVKNLQFEDGKMIPASKYFSSGESTSVELTEEEKEMAEEIRIIWKGILSNVQKIEDSTDFFKSGAASMDVVRLVEEIKQKCDGLQMQNEDVYMATTFQDFIQVVVRRLRGEDMEEELVIDHVTKEVNNMTVKMPHQCFINGRFEDAENVKTYDTVNPTDGSVICKVSYASVADVDRAVAAAKDAFETGPWGKMNARDRGRLLYKLADLMEEHQEELATIETMDSGAVYTLALKTHVGMSIQTFRYFAGWCDKIQGTTIPINQARPNHNLTFTKKEPLGVCAIVIPWNYPLMMLAWKSAACLAAGNTLVLKPAQVTPLTALKFAELSVKAGIPKGVINIIPGSGGLVGQRMSEHPDIRKLGFTGSTPIGKQIMKSCALSNLKKVSLELGGKSPLIIFSDCDLDKAVRMGMGAVYFNKGENCIAAGRLFVEESVHDEFIRRVVEEIKKMKIGDPLDRSTDHGPQNHRAHMEKLLEYCEIGAKEGATLVYGGRQVPRPGYFMEPTVFTDVEDHMYIAKEESFGPVMVVSKFKDGDVDGVLQRANDTEFGLASGVFTRDINKAMYVSERLDAGTVFINTYNKTDVASPFGGFKQSGFGKDLGEEALHEYLRTKAVTVEY; from the exons CTGTGGTTGCAGAGAAAGACGGCACCCCGGTATTCAAGTTCCCCCGATGGCGGGTGAAAGGGAAGCCCATCCCCGAGGTGGTGGATGCCTACAAGTCTGTGGGAGCCCAGCTCAATGTCCTCCCCTTCTGCAGCCAGTTCATCCCCATGAATGTGATCGATCACCCCGAGCACGGCTCCATCATCTACCACCCCTCCATCCTACCCCTGCACAGAGGGGCCTCTGCTATTAACTG GACCCTGATTCATGGAGATAAGAAGGCAGGCTTCTCCATCTTCTGGGCAGACGACGGGCTGGACACTGGACCGATCCTGCTGCAGAAACAGTGTCCCGTGGAGCCCAATGACACCGTCGATACCCTATACAACCGCTTTCTCTTCCCTGAGGGAATCAAAGGCATG GTGGAAGCAGTCCAGCTTATAGCAGATGGGAAGGCTCCTCGTATTCCTCAGTCTGAAGAAGGGGCCAGTTATGAAGGCATTCAGAAGAAATCTAATTCCAAG GTTTCCTTGAATCAGCCTGCAGAAGCTATTCATAACTGGATTAGGGGACATGATAAAGTGCCTGGAGCCTGGACTGTCATCGATGGTCAG GCAGTGACCATGTACAGCTCATCACTCCTGAGCGGCCCTGTGCCCTCGGGACAACCCCTGGACATTGAGGGAGCCTCGCAGCCCGGACTTGTCACCAAAAACGGCCTGGTCCTTTTCGGATCAGATGAGAAAATG CTTCTGGTGAAGAACCTTCAGTTTGAAGATGGAAAGATGATCCCGGCTTCAAAGTATTTCTCAAGTGGAGAGAGCACTAGTGTGGAGCTTactgaggaggagaaggagatggCTGAGGAAATTCGG ATCATTTGGAAAGGCATTTTGAGCAACGTTCAGAAAATCGAGGACTCCACTGATTTCTTCAAATCTGGAGCAGCGTCTATGGATGTGGTTAG GCTGGTGGAAGAGATCAAACAGAAGTGTGATGGGCTGCAGATGCAGAACGAGGATGTCTACATGGCAACCACCTTCCAGGACTTCATTCAGGTGGTGGTCCGGAGACTGAGGGGTGAGGACATGGAAGAGGAGCTTGTTATAGATCAC GTAACAAAGGAAGTGAATAACATGACTGTGAAGATGCCTCATCAGTGCTTTATTAATGGGAGGTTTGAGGATGCTGAGAATGTAAAGACCTATGACACCGTCAACCCCACAGATGGCTCC GTTATCTGTAAAGTGTCTTATGCTTCAGTGGCTGATGTGGACAGGGCGGTAGCAGCAGCTAAAGATGCCTTTGAGACGGGACCCTGGGGAAAGATGAATGCCAGAGATAGAGGCAGGCTGCTGTATAA GTTGGCTGACCTGATGGAGGAGCATCAGGAGGAGTTGGCCACCATAGAGACCATGGACTCGGGCGCTGTGTACACGCTGGCTCTGAAGACCCATGTGGGCATGTCCATACAGACCTTCCGCTACTTTGCTGGCTGGTGTGACAAAATCCAG GGCACCACTATACCCATCAACCAGGCACGGCCAAACCACAACCTGACATTCACCAAGAAGGAACCCTTAGG tgtgtgtgcCATTGTCATTCCCTGGAATTACCCTCTGATGATGTTGGCATGGAAGAGTGCTGCCTGTTTGGCTGCTGGAAACACGCTGGTCCTGAAACCTGCTCAG GTGACCCCACTGACTGCGCTGAAGTTTGCCGAGCTCTCGGTCAAGGCTGGCATTCCCAAGGGTGTGATCAACATCATCCCAGGCTCAG GTGGCCTGGTGGGACAGCGCATGTCCGAACATCCCGACATCCGCAAACTGGGCTTCACCGGATCCACGCCAATCGGCAAGCAGATCATGAAAAG CTGTGCTTTGAGCAACCTGAAGAAAGTGTCTCTGGAGCTGGGCGGCAAGTCCCCACTGATCATCTTCAGTGACTGTGACCTGGACAAGGCTGTGCGAATG GGCATGGGAGCAGTGTACTTCAATAAGGGAGAGAACTGCATTGCTGCTGGCCGGCTCTTTGTTGAAGAATCTGTGCATGATGAGTTCATCAGGAGAGTG GTGGAGGAGATCAAGAAGATGAAGATCGGGGACCCCCTGGACCGCTCCACAGACCACGGGCCCCAGAACCACAGGGCACACATGGAGAAGCTGCTGGAGTACTGTGAGATCGGGGCGAAGGAGGGAGCCACACTGGTGTATGGAGGTCGCCAGGTCCCTAGGCCAG GCTATTTTATGGAGCCAACAGTATTCACTGATGTGGAGGATCACATGTACATTGCCAAAGAAGAGTCTTTTGGGCCGGTCATGGTTGTTTCCAAGTTTAAAGATGG AGATGTAGACGGGGTTCTCCAGAGGGCCAACGACACAGAGTTTGGATTGGCATCTGGGGTTTTCACTCGGGACATCAACAAGGCCATGTACGTGAGCGAGAGGCTGGACGCAGGCACGGTTTTCATCAACACCTACAACAAGACAGACGTGGCTTCTCCATTTGGGGGATTCAAACAGTCTGGTTTTGGCAAGGACCTTG gagaggaagCTCTTCATGAATACCTCAGGACTAAAGCGGTGACAGTTGAGTACTGA